The window AacatgagttcatccccttctgttttagcttgcattaggccaagacacattcatcttgccatgtcatagcatgcatcatattgttgcatattgtcatgtgttgattatgttcggtgtgcctttcgtggtaggttctgcctccgaggataaccccgagtatccgtctgaagggtagtaccctactaccactacatcaggcaagtaaccattgatcattctgatacaaacccatgttctcgcttctgctcttgtttactacattaagacaacacgattcaaactgctgtgtgctacggtagttgaactcttatcctctgcatgacctgtcattgccacagtaactagatgaaacccactagtatgtgtaggagttgattgagccatgtatgtgtttcctacctttctatgcctgctatgcttagagttgtgtcaggtctggtccatctgggtgatgggctagagtgaaatggttatatcggtaatgtgagggatgtgatgaacatgatttggtaaaggtatcgatgagaggccatgtaggagtacatggtgggttgtttcattgaggccgtccataagaactgagatctgtatgtgtgatttaagatgtagttactaccatacattgggcctgaaaccaatggaccctctcggcttcttaatcaccctagtactctgaccaggagttgcaaatagtttctggtgtttgtaggttatgtgttggcggccgtgcgtagcgctgaccctaggggtgggctatgttgcggtagatacaccgtggcacgatgtaccgagtcacccgtttggtgtctcggaaccctgttcacatcattcggagccgtatgtggaaacctcggccggactccctgcggatggaacctggataggtgatacacctggactagagacttgagtgtttaggtaggccgtggccgacaccctcgttgggcttccgcttgaaggttgccgagtacatgtcatgtaaacggcggtaagtggtgaaagcgtgtatgaagaagtacacccctgcagggtataaaactattcgaatagccgcgtccgcggtaaaggactacttggttgcctatacagttcatagacaagtcaaTGGATACtattaaaagactcaagataagtgtgagtaccgaggatggccctctcgtaggatgtcgagggaggatccccggtggagtattgtgttggtgagtagtggactcgtgtgcgaaaactatttttactagtggagttccgtaggatagtttagccaagagtcaaagctggcttgctgcaataaccccaccaccttcttgagaatgagcatgtatagtaggatctgatgtaagacttgctgagtacctttgtactcatgtttgcttaattactgttttcagacgacaacaccgcctcctccgatgggttttatgtagaccttgatgtcgacgagtgactagccactcaagtggtgatcctggccatggagggccctatgtagatagacaggcttcagaagccttcttgctttttagtgtctgtactcagactatttacttccgcatgtgcttgtatgcttgtatgacttgagtgtcgggtcatgtaacccctacctgtatgaacatgttatgtatggctctctggagcctttaaataaagtacttgagttgtagaattttgttgtgatgccatgttgtatgtacttatatcgggcatattgtgtgtatgattgaaatgcttggtatgagtgggatccgacaatctagttgtttatccttggcagcctttcttatggggaaatgtagtctagtgtttctcgagccatagtagtgcgctacagcccggttcaccggagtcctgctagcccagcactactgctcaggacacttgactggccggcatgtgtttcacttcgtttctatgtctgtcccttcggggaaatgtcacgcggtgacatccggagtcctgcctagcctgctacagcccgggttccccggagtcctgttagcccagtgctacagcccggattcactcgctgatgaccaacatgctcgatgtgattcatgtatgcatgtctccataggtctgcgccgctttgggttcacgactagccatgtcggcccgggtctctgtcatatggatgctagcgacactatcatatatgtgagccaaaaggcgcaaacggtcctgggccatggtaaggcgacacccgtggggataccgtgcgtgaagccgcaatgtgatatgaggtgttaccggctagatcgatgtgacttagaatcaCGGTCCTGACAAGTTGTTGAAGCATAATACCTGGTACGTTCTATGTAAATAGTACGGTAAGTTATGCAACACAGGCCCGATAACTTGCATACGAATACCATGGTAACTTTCTCCTGAGAAGAAATCATGTGATAGATGTGAAAAAGTGGCAGTTTTCTTGGGGATGGGCGCTCGAGATGTGCGGAAGAAGCAGGTTTCTCGAGCGAgcctgcggggtcatttggaaagaGGCGAGGTCAAAAGACGAGGAATCGTGTTGTACTTTAAAATAAAAGAAGTAGAGGTGTGGCAGTTTTGTTTATATGGCACACGTGTGCTAAATATCACAGTTATATGTACTCTCACGATTATGAAACTTGGCTATGAGACATCAGATTACAACATCAAAGGCAGATAACAAAAGCTACGCCTTCTTGTAAGGCGGTAGGATCCCTTTGAGAAAGGACCGGAGCAGTATGAGCGCTCTCTCGGGTTGCAAGGCCGGGACCGTGTGTCCTGCTCCTCTCACGGTAGCGAACGTGAACCCTCCCTTGTACTGCTGAACAtagcctcctacctcgtggccggtcGTCCATGGACGCCATGGCTCGATGACGGACAGGTTGAGGTCGCGAACCGTGTACCTCGTGCCGGTGAAGGGACAAATAGAGTCAAAATCCCCGCTGAAAATCATTTCGTCAGTTTAAGTATCGACAAGGCGCGTGCATGTTCGTCATTTTTTCTTTGAAGAATGTGTTGGATTACCTGAACAGCCATATGGGCAGGCCGTGGTCGATTAGCCATTTCAAGGTTGGCACCATGGTATCCGGCGAGTCCTTGAAACCTATAAAGATTCTACACCAACAAGAAATTGAACAAGATCATATTATACATATGTGTACATGTATATCTGGCGAGTTCTTGAAACCTATATATAAAGATTCTGCACCAACAAGAAATCGAACAAGATCATATTATACACCAGTGTACACATATATATAGCTCATTTCATCAGGTTGATCTCAGGTGTTCGTACCTGTTGCAGCCACGCCATTTCGTTTCTCTGGCGTGCAGAGCCCTTTGCACCGCGGGACGATTCAGGTAGGCAAAGGTAGTCACTTCACCGCACGGATCGTACCCAGGTAActgaaataaaaaaaaatcatGAGACATTTCAGAACACTTGCTACGATGCAGCTCGATCTATCAGAATGTCTTTTTTTAAATATATTTGTACGTACTTGGCTGCTAGAGTAGTAGGAGCCGTTGTCGCTGGTGATGCAGGTGGGAGAGTATATGTTGTACATGTCGAGGTCCCTATGCGTATAGTAGGATTTACTAATAGCTTCATGGCACATACCACCATAGGAGGAGCCGTTGAAGCTGCAGTGGCTGGAGATATCGGCCCAGACCTCGTCGGAGATCACCCCGTGGTTCCACAGGTACTCGTAGCGCCTTCTCTTGTTCTTCGCAACGTCCAGCAACGGGTTGCCGACCAAGATGCCCTTGAGATTTAGCATGACGCCCGTGTTGTTGTTGTGGGCTAAGATGGTGGCGGCGAGCTGGGGCACGTAATGGCCAACGTAGCTCTCCCCGGCGATGTAGAGGGCGCGCGCCTTGTACTCGGGGAACCTTTCAAGCCAATTGACGAGAAAGGTGTAGGTGTCCTCGGCTGTTAGTGGATCCCCCATCCTGTCGTAATCAGAAGACGTATTGGAGTAGGAGAATCCCACGCCGGCGGGTGATTCCAGGAAGATGATGTTTGCCTCTGCAAGTTTTGGTGGTGCTTAGGTACATAAGGTACATTTACAAACTCTGGCCAAATTTGTAGAGAAACACAAACATTTATAAAATAACAGATATAAAATAGATACGGTGATGAATCTAATACTATTGATGTGATATAGTAGGTGTCAATAAGA is drawn from Triticum dicoccoides isolate Atlit2015 ecotype Zavitan chromosome 4A, WEW_v2.0, whole genome shotgun sequence and contains these coding sequences:
- the LOC119283739 gene encoding serine carboxypeptidase 1-like produces the protein MGTITTAGFHFLFLIPTIALHAHASSQEAHLTEFLLSRKSRSSSGNTISHPTFHGGSVPVITNSLRTDEYPSSDHRTLKAADKISALPGQPDGVDFGQYAGYITVDGHNGRALFYYFVEAPSDKAAKPLLLWLNGGPGCSSLGFGAMRELGPFRVNRDNQTLSRNKHAWNNEANIIFLESPAGVGFSYSNTSSDYDRMGDPLTAEDTYTFLVNWLERFPEYKARALYIAGESYVGHYVPQLAATILAHNNNTGVMLNLKGILVGNPLLDVAKNKRRRYEYLWNHGVISDEVWADISSHCSFNGSSYGGMCHEAISKSYYTHRDLDMYNIYSPTCITSDNGSYYSSSQLPGYDPCGEVTTFAYLNRPAVQRALHARETKWRGCNRIFIGFKDSPDTMVPTLKWLIDHGLPIWLFSGDFDSICPFTGTRYTVRDLNLSVIEPWRPWTTGHEVGGYVQQYKGGFTFATVRGAGHTVPALQPERALILLRSFLKGILPPYKKA